A genomic window from Camelus ferus isolate YT-003-E chromosome 9, BCGSAC_Cfer_1.0, whole genome shotgun sequence includes:
- the NLRP13 gene encoding NACHT, LRR and PYD domains-containing protein 13 isoform X4 produces the protein MLSFRTGEERTMETAECRRTLVSGDWEKNTSLDEATCVKCKPMQSYVLLAAPCRVPPLYVQKQSTRQTGRSMTTTRGLRTASPAGPLQVLLILWPKCSCVKRKPCMLGPMSSSGSISVHDGSYEKLLSCLMGLDQYQLEEFKLGLQAPQLLLENSRPIPWASLKAAGPADLLCLLSEYLTARQIWDVTLHIFENMQLTSLCKEMRAKTNEFTQAQEPHNADQERPGTPGEEAAHRRRYRERMKAKILAMWDSVSWPEDHIYLCNVTAKEHEELRRLLGPNRAGAQPRTIVLEGGAGVGKSTLAMKAVLHWAEGVLFQDRFSYVFFISCHKVKEMADTTLAGLLSQDWPDSQAPTEEFMGHPERLLFVIDGFEEMVLSPDLDNSPPCSDWYRQLPVARILLHLLKKELAPTATLLVTARDYGNGRLKGLLLNPWFVLLSGFTEGDREEYFTRFFGDYDQATKILRKIRKMESLFRSCSAPLVCWAVCSCLKRRMVRSPYSRPGAEAATSLYTRFFSGLSSAAAASASGQSRPGQWRALCSLAAQGMWLSHFTFPKEDVERWHLEAPLVESLLRRNILRKVGDCEDCVAFTHHSFQEFLGAVFYVLRGARGSLGGGSTRHQEMRALLSDAFLNTNVYWNQMVLFLFGLVRRDLARELEDALRCEVSRRVRDELLDWAEDLEGCSAVSVRFEFLLLFQCLHETQDEDFVRQILSRLLEADLDIRGSLQLRVSSFCLKHCQKLSKLRLSVSSPIPQTELTFDLETPGAKVVDLRTRQWQDICSVLRNGNMRELDLSDSKLNASSMKRLCYELRNPRCRLQKLTLTHLDLSCNNLGITVSAMIFRTLRHSACNLQYLWSDCLTRGLLGRLESCGLTAWACHQLFAELGENSSLRFLSLGDNNLSNTEVKRLQGPFGTSRCPLKELSLEKCNLSVASCRDLALLLTSAQGVTRLCLGLNPLQDDGVEPLCGSLAHPDCVLERLVLSCCRLGAPSCGHLSDALLRSRTLTHLSLRRNELGDAGVARLCAALRRPRCRLRSLDLSACSLTAEGCQELADALKRNPNVKTLDIGENDVQDDGVKRLCEVLKCSNCTLSTLGLERCNLTRGCCQHLSSALGSSKSLVNLDLSGNDLGPEGVSTLWKSLEKPTCTLRKLRLEEDLYSIVKAELEKLQEKGSSLRIKCRRWIVREDRCCLGLQD, from the exons GTGCTCTTGATTTTGTGGCCTAAGTGCTCTTGTGTGAAGCGGAAACCTTGCATGTTGGGCCCGATGAGTTCTTCTGGTAGCATCTCCGTACACGATGGTTCCTATGAGAAGCTTCTGTCTTGCCTAATGGGCCTGGATCAGTATCAGCTGGAGGAATTCAAACTTGGCCTCCAGGCCCCGCAGCTGCTGCTTGAGAACTCCCGGCCGATCCCCTGGGCGAGCCTGAAAGCCGCCGGTCCTGCTGATCTGCTGTGCCTGTTGAGTGAGTACTTAACAGCGAGGCAGATATGGGACGTGACCCTCCACATCTTCGAGAACATGCAGCTGACTTCACTCTGCAAGGAAATGAGAGCAAAGACGAATG AGTTCACACAGGCGCAGGAGCCCCACAATGCAGACCAGGAAAGACCAGGGACGCCAGGAGAAGAAGCAG CCCACAGGAGGAGGTACAGAGAGAGGATGAAGGCTAAAATACTGGCGATGTGGGACAGTGTCTCCTGGCCTGAAGACCATATATATCTCTGCAACGTGACGGCGAAGGAGCACGAAGAACTTAGGAGGCTGCTGGGCCCTAACCGGGCTGGAGCCCAGCCCCGGACGATCGTCCTGGAGGGCGGCGCCGGGGTTGGGAAGAGCACACTGGCGATGAAGGCCGTGCTGCACTGGGCAGAGGGCGTCCTCTTTCAGGACAggttctcctatgttttctttatcaGCTGCCATAAAGTGAAGGAGATGGCGGACACCACCCTTGCTGGCTTGCTTTCCCAGGACTGGCCTGACTCTCAGGCCCCCACTGAAGAGTTCATGGGTCATCCCGAGAGGCTCCTGTTTGTCATTGATGGCTTTGAAGAGATGGTTTTGTCCCCCGACTTGGACAACAGCCCACCATGTTCAGACTGGTACCGGCAGCTCCCAGTGGCCAGAATCCTCCTCCACTTGTTGAAGAAAGAGTTGGCGCCCACGGCTACCCTACTGGTAACAGCCAGAGACTACGGTAATGGTCGTCTTAAAGGGCTGCTGCTGAATCCATGGTTTGTCTTACTCTCAGGGTTCACAGAAGGAGACCGGGAGGAGTACTTCACCAGGTTCTTCGGTGACTACGACCAAGCCACGAAGATCTTGCGTAAGATAAGAaaaatggagtctctgtttcgcTCCTGCTCTGCGCCCCTGGTGTGCTGGGCCGTGTGCTCCTGCCTGAAGCGGCGGATGGTGAGAAGCCCGTATTCCCGGCCGGGCGCCGAGGCCGCCACCAGCCTGTACACGCGCTTCTTCTCCGGCCTGTCTTCCGCGGCAGCGGCGAGCGCGTCAGGGCAGAGCCGGCCGGGGCAGTGGAGGGCCCTCTGCAGCCTCGCTGCACAGGGCATGTGGCTCTCGCACTTCACGTTTCCAAAGGAGGACGTGGAGCGCTGGCACCTGGAGGCCCCTCTCGTCGAGTCTCTCCTGAGGCGGAATATTCTGCGCAAAGTCGGTGACTGTGAGGACTGCGTTGCTTTCACGCACCACAGCTTCCAGGAGTTTCTGGGGGCCGTGTTCTACGTGCTCCGGGGAGCCAGAGGGTCCCTTGGTGGTGGTTCCACGAGGCATCAAGAGATGAGGGCGCTGCTGAGTGACGCCTTCTTGAACACAAACGTCTATTGGAATCAGatggttctctttctctttggtcTTGTAAGGAGAGACCTGGCCAGGGAACTGGAAGACGCTCTGCGTTGTGAAGTGTCTCGCAGGGTGAGGGACGAGCTGCTGGACTGGGCAGAAGACTTAGAGGGGTGCAGTGCAGTCTCCGTCCGTTTTGAGTTCCTGCTGCTTTTCCAGTGCTTACATGAGACGCAGGACGAGGACTTTGTACGGCAGATCTTGAGTCGCCTCCTGGAAGCCGACCTTGACATTCGTGGGAGTCTGCAACTTCGAGTTTCTTCCTTTTGCCTGAAGCACTGTCAGAAGCTGAGTAAGCTGAGGCTTTCTGTCAGCAGTCCCATCCCTCAAACGGAGCTGACTTTTGACCTGGAAACCCCGGG GGCAAAGGTGGTCGATTTGAGGACTCGTCAGTGGCAGGATATTTGCTCCGTGCTTCGCAATGGGAACATGCGTGAGCTGGACCTGAGTGACAGCAAGCTTAATGCTTCCTCCATGAAGAGACTCTGTTACGAGCTGAGAAATCCAAGGTGCAGACTCCAGAAGCTGAC GCTGACCCACCTCGACCTGAGCTGCAACAACCTGGGAATCACCGTGTCTGCGATGATCTTTAGAACTCTGAGGCACTCAGCCTGCAACCTCCAGTATCTGTG GAGTGACTGCTTGACCCGGGGCCTCCTCGGTAGGTTGGAGTCATGTGGCCTCACCGCCTGGGCCTGCCATCAGCTCTTTGCGGAACTCGGCGAGAACTCCAGCCTGCGGTTCCTCAGCCTGGGCGACAACAACCTCTCTAACACCGAGGTGAAAAGACTGCAGGGGCCGTTTGGGACGTCCAGGTGCCCCCTCAAGGAGCTGTC GCTGGAGAAGTGCAACCTGTCGGTGGCCAGCTGTCGGGACCTGGCCCTGCTTCTTACCAGCGCCCAGGGGGTGACTCGGCTGTGCCTGGGGTTGAATCCACTCCAAGACGACGGTGTGGAGCCGCTGTGTGGTTCCCTGGCCCACCCTGACTGCGTCTTGGAGAGACTGGT GCTTTCGTGCTGCCGGCTCGGCGCGCCCAGCTGCGGGCACCTGTCGGACGCTCTCCTCCGGAGCAGGACCCTGACGCACCTGAGCTTGAGGAGGAACGAGCTGGGCGACGCGGGCGTGGCGCGTCTGTGCGCGGCCCTGCGGCGTCCGCGTTGCCGGCTGCGCAGCCTCGA CTTGTCAGCTTGCTCTTTGACAGCAGAGGGCTGTCAGGAACTTGCTGATGCCCTCAAGCGCAACCCTAATGTGAAAACCTTGGACATCGGGGAAAATGACGTTCAGGATGATGGGGTGAAACGGCTGTGCGAGGTGCTGAAATGCTCGAATTGCACACTGAGCACGCTTGG GCTGGAGAGATGCAACTTGACGCGTGGTTGCTGCCAgcatctctcctctgctctcGGAAGCAGCAAAAGCCTGGTTAATCTGGACCTGTCAGGAAATGACCTGGGGCCTGAGGGAGTCAGCACGCTGTGGAAGTCCTTGGAAAAACCAACGTGCACACTGCGGAAACTCAG GCTCGAAGAAGACTTGTACTCCATAGTGAAAGCGGAGTTGGAGAAGTTACAGGAGAAGGGGTCCTCTCTGAGAATCAAGT GTAGAAGATGGATAGTCAGAGAGGACAGATGTTGCCTGGGGCTACAGGACTGA
- the NLRP13 gene encoding NACHT, LRR and PYD domains-containing protein 13 isoform X3, with protein sequence MLSFRTGEERTMETAECRRTLVSGDWEKNTSLDEATCVKCKPMQSYVLLAAPCRVPPLYVQKQSTRQTGRSMTTTRGLRTASPAGPLQVLLILWPKCSCVKRKPCMLGPMSSSGSISVHDGSYEKLLSCLMGLDQYQLEEFKLGLQAPQLLLENSRPIPWASLKAAGPADLLCLLSEYLTARQIWDVTLHIFENMQLTSLCKEMRAKTNEFTQAQEPHNADQERPGTPGEEAAHRRRYRERMKAKILAMWDSVSWPEDHIYLCNVTAKEHEELRRLLGPNRAGAQPRTIVLEGGAGVGKSTLAMKAVLHWAEGVLFQDRFSYVFFISCHKVKEMADTTLAGLLSQDWPDSQAPTEEFMGHPERLLFVIDGFEEMVLSPDLDNSPPCSDWYRQLPVARILLHLLKKELAPTATLLVTARDYGNGRLKGLLLNPWFVLLSGFTEGDREEYFTRFFGDYDQATKILRKIRKMESLFRSCSAPLVCWAVCSCLKRRMVRSPYSRPGAEAATSLYTRFFSGLSSAAAASASGQSRPGQWRALCSLAAQGMWLSHFTFPKEDVERWHLEAPLVESLLRRNILRKVGDCEDCVAFTHHSFQEFLGAVFYVLRGARGSLGGGSTRHQEMRALLSDAFLNTNVYWNQMVLFLFGLVRRDLARELEDALRCEVSRRVRDELLDWAEDLEGCSAVSVRFEFLLLFQCLHETQDEDFVRQILSRLLEADLDIRGSLQLRVSSFCLKHCQKLSKLRLSVSSPIPQTELTFDLETPGAKVVDLRTRQWQDICSVLRNGNMRELDLSDSKLNASSMKRLCYELRNPRCRLQKLTCRSVSPVRVLKELVLVLHGNHRLTHLDLSCNNLGITVSAMIFRTLRHSACNLQYLWSDCLTRGLLGRLESCGLTAWACHQLFAELGENSSLRFLSLGDNNLSNTEVKRLQGPFGTSRCPLKELSLEKCNLSVASCRDLALLLTSAQGVTRLCLGLNPLQDDGVEPLCGSLAHPDCVLERLVLSCCRLGAPSCGHLSDALLRSRTLTHLSLRRNELGDAGVARLCAALRRPRCRLRSLDLSACSLTAEGCQELADALKRNPNVKTLDIGENDVQDDGVKRLCEVLKCSNCTLSTLGLERCNLTRGCCQHLSSALGSSKSLVNLDLSGNDLGPEGVSTLWKSLEKPTCTLRKLRLEEDLYSIVKAELEKLQEKGSSLRIK encoded by the exons GTGCTCTTGATTTTGTGGCCTAAGTGCTCTTGTGTGAAGCGGAAACCTTGCATGTTGGGCCCGATGAGTTCTTCTGGTAGCATCTCCGTACACGATGGTTCCTATGAGAAGCTTCTGTCTTGCCTAATGGGCCTGGATCAGTATCAGCTGGAGGAATTCAAACTTGGCCTCCAGGCCCCGCAGCTGCTGCTTGAGAACTCCCGGCCGATCCCCTGGGCGAGCCTGAAAGCCGCCGGTCCTGCTGATCTGCTGTGCCTGTTGAGTGAGTACTTAACAGCGAGGCAGATATGGGACGTGACCCTCCACATCTTCGAGAACATGCAGCTGACTTCACTCTGCAAGGAAATGAGAGCAAAGACGAATG AGTTCACACAGGCGCAGGAGCCCCACAATGCAGACCAGGAAAGACCAGGGACGCCAGGAGAAGAAGCAG CCCACAGGAGGAGGTACAGAGAGAGGATGAAGGCTAAAATACTGGCGATGTGGGACAGTGTCTCCTGGCCTGAAGACCATATATATCTCTGCAACGTGACGGCGAAGGAGCACGAAGAACTTAGGAGGCTGCTGGGCCCTAACCGGGCTGGAGCCCAGCCCCGGACGATCGTCCTGGAGGGCGGCGCCGGGGTTGGGAAGAGCACACTGGCGATGAAGGCCGTGCTGCACTGGGCAGAGGGCGTCCTCTTTCAGGACAggttctcctatgttttctttatcaGCTGCCATAAAGTGAAGGAGATGGCGGACACCACCCTTGCTGGCTTGCTTTCCCAGGACTGGCCTGACTCTCAGGCCCCCACTGAAGAGTTCATGGGTCATCCCGAGAGGCTCCTGTTTGTCATTGATGGCTTTGAAGAGATGGTTTTGTCCCCCGACTTGGACAACAGCCCACCATGTTCAGACTGGTACCGGCAGCTCCCAGTGGCCAGAATCCTCCTCCACTTGTTGAAGAAAGAGTTGGCGCCCACGGCTACCCTACTGGTAACAGCCAGAGACTACGGTAATGGTCGTCTTAAAGGGCTGCTGCTGAATCCATGGTTTGTCTTACTCTCAGGGTTCACAGAAGGAGACCGGGAGGAGTACTTCACCAGGTTCTTCGGTGACTACGACCAAGCCACGAAGATCTTGCGTAAGATAAGAaaaatggagtctctgtttcgcTCCTGCTCTGCGCCCCTGGTGTGCTGGGCCGTGTGCTCCTGCCTGAAGCGGCGGATGGTGAGAAGCCCGTATTCCCGGCCGGGCGCCGAGGCCGCCACCAGCCTGTACACGCGCTTCTTCTCCGGCCTGTCTTCCGCGGCAGCGGCGAGCGCGTCAGGGCAGAGCCGGCCGGGGCAGTGGAGGGCCCTCTGCAGCCTCGCTGCACAGGGCATGTGGCTCTCGCACTTCACGTTTCCAAAGGAGGACGTGGAGCGCTGGCACCTGGAGGCCCCTCTCGTCGAGTCTCTCCTGAGGCGGAATATTCTGCGCAAAGTCGGTGACTGTGAGGACTGCGTTGCTTTCACGCACCACAGCTTCCAGGAGTTTCTGGGGGCCGTGTTCTACGTGCTCCGGGGAGCCAGAGGGTCCCTTGGTGGTGGTTCCACGAGGCATCAAGAGATGAGGGCGCTGCTGAGTGACGCCTTCTTGAACACAAACGTCTATTGGAATCAGatggttctctttctctttggtcTTGTAAGGAGAGACCTGGCCAGGGAACTGGAAGACGCTCTGCGTTGTGAAGTGTCTCGCAGGGTGAGGGACGAGCTGCTGGACTGGGCAGAAGACTTAGAGGGGTGCAGTGCAGTCTCCGTCCGTTTTGAGTTCCTGCTGCTTTTCCAGTGCTTACATGAGACGCAGGACGAGGACTTTGTACGGCAGATCTTGAGTCGCCTCCTGGAAGCCGACCTTGACATTCGTGGGAGTCTGCAACTTCGAGTTTCTTCCTTTTGCCTGAAGCACTGTCAGAAGCTGAGTAAGCTGAGGCTTTCTGTCAGCAGTCCCATCCCTCAAACGGAGCTGACTTTTGACCTGGAAACCCCGGG GGCAAAGGTGGTCGATTTGAGGACTCGTCAGTGGCAGGATATTTGCTCCGTGCTTCGCAATGGGAACATGCGTGAGCTGGACCTGAGTGACAGCAAGCTTAATGCTTCCTCCATGAAGAGACTCTGTTACGAGCTGAGAAATCCAAGGTGCAGACTCCAGAAGCTGAC GTGCAGGTCGGTGTCTCCCGTGCGGGTTCTGAAGGAGCTCGTCCTCGTTCTGCACGGGAACCACAGGCTGACCCACCTCGACCTGAGCTGCAACAACCTGGGAATCACCGTGTCTGCGATGATCTTTAGAACTCTGAGGCACTCAGCCTGCAACCTCCAGTATCTGTG GAGTGACTGCTTGACCCGGGGCCTCCTCGGTAGGTTGGAGTCATGTGGCCTCACCGCCTGGGCCTGCCATCAGCTCTTTGCGGAACTCGGCGAGAACTCCAGCCTGCGGTTCCTCAGCCTGGGCGACAACAACCTCTCTAACACCGAGGTGAAAAGACTGCAGGGGCCGTTTGGGACGTCCAGGTGCCCCCTCAAGGAGCTGTC GCTGGAGAAGTGCAACCTGTCGGTGGCCAGCTGTCGGGACCTGGCCCTGCTTCTTACCAGCGCCCAGGGGGTGACTCGGCTGTGCCTGGGGTTGAATCCACTCCAAGACGACGGTGTGGAGCCGCTGTGTGGTTCCCTGGCCCACCCTGACTGCGTCTTGGAGAGACTGGT GCTTTCGTGCTGCCGGCTCGGCGCGCCCAGCTGCGGGCACCTGTCGGACGCTCTCCTCCGGAGCAGGACCCTGACGCACCTGAGCTTGAGGAGGAACGAGCTGGGCGACGCGGGCGTGGCGCGTCTGTGCGCGGCCCTGCGGCGTCCGCGTTGCCGGCTGCGCAGCCTCGA CTTGTCAGCTTGCTCTTTGACAGCAGAGGGCTGTCAGGAACTTGCTGATGCCCTCAAGCGCAACCCTAATGTGAAAACCTTGGACATCGGGGAAAATGACGTTCAGGATGATGGGGTGAAACGGCTGTGCGAGGTGCTGAAATGCTCGAATTGCACACTGAGCACGCTTGG GCTGGAGAGATGCAACTTGACGCGTGGTTGCTGCCAgcatctctcctctgctctcGGAAGCAGCAAAAGCCTGGTTAATCTGGACCTGTCAGGAAATGACCTGGGGCCTGAGGGAGTCAGCACGCTGTGGAAGTCCTTGGAAAAACCAACGTGCACACTGCGGAAACTCAG GCTCGAAGAAGACTTGTACTCCATAGTGAAAGCGGAGTTGGAGAAGTTACAGGAGAAGGGGTCCTCTCTGAGAATCAAGT AA
- the NLRP13 gene encoding NACHT, LRR and PYD domains-containing protein 13 isoform X8, whose translation MLGPMSSSGSISVHDGSYEKLLSCLMGLDQYQLEEFKLGLQAPQLLLENSRPIPWASLKAAGPADLLCLLSEYLTARQIWDVTLHIFENMQLTSLCKEMRAKTNEFTQAQEPHNADQERPGTPGEEAAHRRRYRERMKAKILAMWDSVSWPEDHIYLCNVTAKEHEELRRLLGPNRAGAQPRTIVLEGGAGVGKSTLAMKAVLHWAEGVLFQDRFSYVFFISCHKVKEMADTTLAGLLSQDWPDSQAPTEEFMGHPERLLFVIDGFEEMVLSPDLDNSPPCSDWYRQLPVARILLHLLKKELAPTATLLVTARDYGNGRLKGLLLNPWFVLLSGFTEGDREEYFTRFFGDYDQATKILRKIRKMESLFRSCSAPLVCWAVCSCLKRRMVRSPYSRPGAEAATSLYTRFFSGLSSAAAASASGQSRPGQWRALCSLAAQGMWLSHFTFPKEDVERWHLEAPLVESLLRRNILRKVGDCEDCVAFTHHSFQEFLGAVFYVLRGARGSLGGGSTRHQEMRALLSDAFLNTNVYWNQMVLFLFGLVRRDLARELEDALRCEVSRRVRDELLDWAEDLEGCSAVSVRFEFLLLFQCLHETQDEDFVRQILSRLLEADLDIRGSLQLRVSSFCLKHCQKLSKLRLSVSSPIPQTELTFDLETPGAKVVDLRTRQWQDICSVLRNGNMRELDLSDSKLNASSMKRLCYELRNPRCRLQKLTCRSVSPVRVLKELVLVLHGNHRLTHLDLSCNNLGITVSAMIFRTLRHSACNLQYLWSDCLTRGLLGRLESCGLTAWACHQLFAELGENSSLRFLSLGDNNLSNTEVKRLQGPFGTSRCPLKELSLEKCNLSVASCRDLALLLTSAQGVTRLCLGLNPLQDDGVEPLCGSLAHPDCVLERLVLSCCRLGAPSCGHLSDALLRSRTLTHLSLRRNELGDAGVARLCAALRRPRCRLRSLDLSACSLTAEGCQELADALKRNPNVKTLDIGENDVQDDGVKRLCEVLKCSNCTLSTLGLERCNLTRGCCQHLSSALGSSKSLVNLDLSGNDLGPEGVSTLWKSLEKPTCTLRKLRLEEDLYSIVKAELEKLQEKGSSLRIKCRRWIVREDRCCLGLQD comes from the exons ATGTTGGGCCCGATGAGTTCTTCTGGTAGCATCTCCGTACACGATGGTTCCTATGAGAAGCTTCTGTCTTGCCTAATGGGCCTGGATCAGTATCAGCTGGAGGAATTCAAACTTGGCCTCCAGGCCCCGCAGCTGCTGCTTGAGAACTCCCGGCCGATCCCCTGGGCGAGCCTGAAAGCCGCCGGTCCTGCTGATCTGCTGTGCCTGTTGAGTGAGTACTTAACAGCGAGGCAGATATGGGACGTGACCCTCCACATCTTCGAGAACATGCAGCTGACTTCACTCTGCAAGGAAATGAGAGCAAAGACGAATG AGTTCACACAGGCGCAGGAGCCCCACAATGCAGACCAGGAAAGACCAGGGACGCCAGGAGAAGAAGCAG CCCACAGGAGGAGGTACAGAGAGAGGATGAAGGCTAAAATACTGGCGATGTGGGACAGTGTCTCCTGGCCTGAAGACCATATATATCTCTGCAACGTGACGGCGAAGGAGCACGAAGAACTTAGGAGGCTGCTGGGCCCTAACCGGGCTGGAGCCCAGCCCCGGACGATCGTCCTGGAGGGCGGCGCCGGGGTTGGGAAGAGCACACTGGCGATGAAGGCCGTGCTGCACTGGGCAGAGGGCGTCCTCTTTCAGGACAggttctcctatgttttctttatcaGCTGCCATAAAGTGAAGGAGATGGCGGACACCACCCTTGCTGGCTTGCTTTCCCAGGACTGGCCTGACTCTCAGGCCCCCACTGAAGAGTTCATGGGTCATCCCGAGAGGCTCCTGTTTGTCATTGATGGCTTTGAAGAGATGGTTTTGTCCCCCGACTTGGACAACAGCCCACCATGTTCAGACTGGTACCGGCAGCTCCCAGTGGCCAGAATCCTCCTCCACTTGTTGAAGAAAGAGTTGGCGCCCACGGCTACCCTACTGGTAACAGCCAGAGACTACGGTAATGGTCGTCTTAAAGGGCTGCTGCTGAATCCATGGTTTGTCTTACTCTCAGGGTTCACAGAAGGAGACCGGGAGGAGTACTTCACCAGGTTCTTCGGTGACTACGACCAAGCCACGAAGATCTTGCGTAAGATAAGAaaaatggagtctctgtttcgcTCCTGCTCTGCGCCCCTGGTGTGCTGGGCCGTGTGCTCCTGCCTGAAGCGGCGGATGGTGAGAAGCCCGTATTCCCGGCCGGGCGCCGAGGCCGCCACCAGCCTGTACACGCGCTTCTTCTCCGGCCTGTCTTCCGCGGCAGCGGCGAGCGCGTCAGGGCAGAGCCGGCCGGGGCAGTGGAGGGCCCTCTGCAGCCTCGCTGCACAGGGCATGTGGCTCTCGCACTTCACGTTTCCAAAGGAGGACGTGGAGCGCTGGCACCTGGAGGCCCCTCTCGTCGAGTCTCTCCTGAGGCGGAATATTCTGCGCAAAGTCGGTGACTGTGAGGACTGCGTTGCTTTCACGCACCACAGCTTCCAGGAGTTTCTGGGGGCCGTGTTCTACGTGCTCCGGGGAGCCAGAGGGTCCCTTGGTGGTGGTTCCACGAGGCATCAAGAGATGAGGGCGCTGCTGAGTGACGCCTTCTTGAACACAAACGTCTATTGGAATCAGatggttctctttctctttggtcTTGTAAGGAGAGACCTGGCCAGGGAACTGGAAGACGCTCTGCGTTGTGAAGTGTCTCGCAGGGTGAGGGACGAGCTGCTGGACTGGGCAGAAGACTTAGAGGGGTGCAGTGCAGTCTCCGTCCGTTTTGAGTTCCTGCTGCTTTTCCAGTGCTTACATGAGACGCAGGACGAGGACTTTGTACGGCAGATCTTGAGTCGCCTCCTGGAAGCCGACCTTGACATTCGTGGGAGTCTGCAACTTCGAGTTTCTTCCTTTTGCCTGAAGCACTGTCAGAAGCTGAGTAAGCTGAGGCTTTCTGTCAGCAGTCCCATCCCTCAAACGGAGCTGACTTTTGACCTGGAAACCCCGGG GGCAAAGGTGGTCGATTTGAGGACTCGTCAGTGGCAGGATATTTGCTCCGTGCTTCGCAATGGGAACATGCGTGAGCTGGACCTGAGTGACAGCAAGCTTAATGCTTCCTCCATGAAGAGACTCTGTTACGAGCTGAGAAATCCAAGGTGCAGACTCCAGAAGCTGAC GTGCAGGTCGGTGTCTCCCGTGCGGGTTCTGAAGGAGCTCGTCCTCGTTCTGCACGGGAACCACAGGCTGACCCACCTCGACCTGAGCTGCAACAACCTGGGAATCACCGTGTCTGCGATGATCTTTAGAACTCTGAGGCACTCAGCCTGCAACCTCCAGTATCTGTG GAGTGACTGCTTGACCCGGGGCCTCCTCGGTAGGTTGGAGTCATGTGGCCTCACCGCCTGGGCCTGCCATCAGCTCTTTGCGGAACTCGGCGAGAACTCCAGCCTGCGGTTCCTCAGCCTGGGCGACAACAACCTCTCTAACACCGAGGTGAAAAGACTGCAGGGGCCGTTTGGGACGTCCAGGTGCCCCCTCAAGGAGCTGTC GCTGGAGAAGTGCAACCTGTCGGTGGCCAGCTGTCGGGACCTGGCCCTGCTTCTTACCAGCGCCCAGGGGGTGACTCGGCTGTGCCTGGGGTTGAATCCACTCCAAGACGACGGTGTGGAGCCGCTGTGTGGTTCCCTGGCCCACCCTGACTGCGTCTTGGAGAGACTGGT GCTTTCGTGCTGCCGGCTCGGCGCGCCCAGCTGCGGGCACCTGTCGGACGCTCTCCTCCGGAGCAGGACCCTGACGCACCTGAGCTTGAGGAGGAACGAGCTGGGCGACGCGGGCGTGGCGCGTCTGTGCGCGGCCCTGCGGCGTCCGCGTTGCCGGCTGCGCAGCCTCGA CTTGTCAGCTTGCTCTTTGACAGCAGAGGGCTGTCAGGAACTTGCTGATGCCCTCAAGCGCAACCCTAATGTGAAAACCTTGGACATCGGGGAAAATGACGTTCAGGATGATGGGGTGAAACGGCTGTGCGAGGTGCTGAAATGCTCGAATTGCACACTGAGCACGCTTGG GCTGGAGAGATGCAACTTGACGCGTGGTTGCTGCCAgcatctctcctctgctctcGGAAGCAGCAAAAGCCTGGTTAATCTGGACCTGTCAGGAAATGACCTGGGGCCTGAGGGAGTCAGCACGCTGTGGAAGTCCTTGGAAAAACCAACGTGCACACTGCGGAAACTCAG GCTCGAAGAAGACTTGTACTCCATAGTGAAAGCGGAGTTGGAGAAGTTACAGGAGAAGGGGTCCTCTCTGAGAATCAAGT GTAGAAGATGGATAGTCAGAGAGGACAGATGTTGCCTGGGGCTACAGGACTGA